A genomic window from Maridesulfovibrio sp. includes:
- a CDS encoding alpha/beta hydrolase, producing MNIVFVAGWASDPSQYPQFAESARFLVPFSGFKPEQLPALVENGGDVLVGWSTGAHILLKECRHLFGRFERVVLIAPFLSFTDSFPVRLVRGMVQGMENDPAAVVRAFHENCAESEPPLYDQAKHAVLVDGLEFLISSKIEITAKVSVPNLVVVRGRNDRIVRRKAFDKVMTVIEDAQIVEIEGGHKVSEPELVSIIKG from the coding sequence ATGAATATAGTTTTTGTTGCTGGGTGGGCATCAGATCCTTCCCAGTATCCGCAATTTGCAGAGTCAGCCCGTTTCCTGGTTCCCTTTAGCGGATTTAAGCCTGAACAACTTCCCGCGTTAGTCGAAAATGGCGGGGATGTGCTTGTGGGCTGGTCTACTGGCGCGCACATTTTGTTAAAGGAATGCCGCCATCTGTTTGGTCGTTTTGAAAGAGTTGTATTGATTGCCCCGTTTTTATCATTTACGGATTCATTCCCCGTTCGGCTGGTCAGAGGGATGGTTCAGGGGATGGAGAATGATCCTGCCGCAGTGGTTCGCGCTTTCCATGAAAACTGCGCGGAATCAGAACCGCCGTTATATGATCAGGCAAAACATGCTGTCCTTGTGGATGGACTGGAATTTCTTATTTCTTCTAAGATTGAGATAACAGCGAAAGTCTCAGTGCCAAATTTGGTCGTTGTGCGTGGTCGCAATGACCGGATTGTGCGCCGCAAGGCTTTTGATAAAGTCATGACAGTAATTGAAGATGCGCAGATCGTGGAAATCGAAGGCGGACATAAAGTTTCAGAGCCGGAACTGGTGAGTATCATTAAGGGATAA
- a CDS encoding methyltransferase domain-containing protein: MKKRIRQCFGKAAASYSDAASVQRIVAKNCAVLCPQGSYGRVLDIGSGVGFLHDELKKHINCAQYVSLDLVQPMLLEQLGRGVMLVAADGEDLPFADESFDMLVSSSAMQWYGAPEKSIPQSFRVLKSGGKFAIAVFTDGTLRELADVSARTGFGSVQQLRSCSFYEDIFSNIPELNVSFGSEEHEQFFPSVKHFLKKHKQTGAVASSENISWGKGKYRRFVEEYEKLYRGGSGIKASYRVFFAYGEKL, translated from the coding sequence GTGAAAAAGAGAATTCGTCAGTGTTTCGGAAAGGCTGCTGCAAGTTACAGTGATGCAGCCTCTGTGCAGCGTATCGTCGCTAAAAATTGTGCAGTGCTATGTCCGCAAGGCTCCTATGGTCGAGTCCTTGATATCGGCTCGGGAGTTGGTTTTCTGCACGATGAGTTGAAAAAGCATATTAACTGTGCTCAGTATGTTTCTCTGGATCTGGTTCAGCCTATGCTTTTGGAGCAGCTTGGCCGGGGGGTTATGCTGGTTGCGGCTGATGGAGAGGACTTGCCTTTTGCAGATGAAAGCTTTGATATGTTGGTAAGTTCTTCAGCTATGCAGTGGTATGGCGCTCCGGAAAAGTCTATCCCGCAAAGTTTCAGGGTGCTCAAGTCCGGCGGGAAGTTTGCCATAGCTGTTTTCACAGATGGGACACTGCGGGAACTGGCAGATGTCAGTGCCAGAACCGGATTCGGTTCAGTCCAGCAGTTGCGGTCCTGTTCATTTTATGAAGATATTTTTTCAAATATCCCTGAACTGAATGTGAGTTTCGGCAGTGAGGAACATGAACAATTCTTTCCGTCAGTTAAACATTTTTTGAAAAAGCATAAGCAGACCGGGGCCGTTGCATCCAGTGAAAATATTTCATGGGGCAAGGGAAAATATCGCCGGTTTGTTGAAGAATATGAAAAATTATACAGGGGAGGATCAGGAATAAAAGCCAGCTATAGGGTTTTCTTTGCTTACGGAGAAAAATTATAA